Within the Desulfatibacillum aliphaticivorans DSM 15576 genome, the region TGGCCGTATGGCGCCAGACGGGCCAAAAGCTCCTTTTGCTCCCCGGAGGCGCCCAGGGCGCAAAGGAGCAGGCCCAGGACGCCGGACCGGGTGGGAAAGGGAAGGGTGTCCCGCCGTCCAAACTTGGAGTCCGCCCCCCAGGACTGCAGAGGGGCCTCCAGCCACATAAGCAGGTATCGGCTATTCATGGCCCACCTCTTGGATTGCGTTTTGGATGGACAGGACGAGGTCGTCTATGGACGGCCCGTTATCCTCCCCGAAGGTGAATTCGGCGATTTTGCCGAACAGGGACCCCGCCTGTTGCTCCTTTTTTGCCAGATAGGCGCACAAGGCTTCCTTGCTGGGCTCCAGCAGGCCGCCGTTGCGGGGTTTGACAGCCGTATCAAAGGGGGCTTGCAGGCGCTGCCCCTTACGCACGAAAACCTTGGAGAACTCCCACCAGCAGGCCCCGGACTGGGTTGCCTGCCGGGCGCTTGGCAGGGCCAGGTACAGGGCTTTGACAAAGCCTTCCAAAGCCTGGGGAAGGTGCTGGCCCGCCAGGTTCTCCCACAGCTGGCCCATGTCCAGGCATACGTAGCGGTAATAGGTGGCGGAATTAAACTCCAGGGCGCCCATGTGCGCGGACCCGGGTTCGGTCTGCAGGTCGTCCAGGGCGGTGAAGAACTCCACCTCGTTGGTCACCTTGTGGGTGGAAATGGCGTGGGAAAAAGAAGCGGCGCCCTCCACGTTCAGGGCCGCGGCCTGGGCCACCATGCGGCCGAACAGGGCTATGTCCACGCCGTCCCGGGAGAAATCCGGC harbors:
- the cas7e gene encoding type I-E CRISPR-associated protein Cas7/Cse4/CasC, with product MEKNPYQNLRVEFHILQSFPVTCLNRDDVGAPKTAVVGGTTRARVSSQCWKRNIRLTMKDLGVPIGSRTKLIHQMIEDACAELGADTDQAQACAAQVASVFIKEKKGKKDDGDDSEGNGSDKSDALIFLSWEEVKKIALALQENNFSTEFQEEKVTKNGEAKIQKIKLEKKIQNLLGKPDFSRDGVDIALFGRMVAQAAALNVEGAASFSHAISTHKVTNEVEFFTALDDLQTEPGSAHMGALEFNSATYYRYVCLDMGQLWENLAGQHLPQALEGFVKALYLALPSARQATQSGACWWEFSKVFVRKGQRLQAPFDTAVKPRNGGLLEPSKEALCAYLAKKEQQAGSLFGKIAEFTFGEDNGPSIDDLVLSIQNAIQEVGHE